Proteins from a single region of Altererythrobacter sp. Root672:
- a CDS encoding MFS transporter, with protein sequence MATIAQAAPTGRRYELTLLLLLTLANGVVAFDRLTVAFLAPYIVADLGLSNAEVGWLAGALSGAVALSAFFGGRLADRTGRRKTILIICTLVFSLGSGAGGLALTFTTLLAARFALGIAEGPMVPIGQTVIAETSQPERRGVNMGFMQMVGAFGLAGFLGPIVATQLADDHGWRTAMFLSILPGLLLAVLLAVFMCPDPKTPPAQNEAAANFVQALRTLLALRNMRVALAVAACVTAWLVLQNTFLSLFLTEDKGLSPTTAGWVISMGGIAGIVGGIGLPFLSDRIGRKPVLIWGSLACVGSPLALLLLPGDPTLLAGAILIGWLPLGIAPLYCATVPAESVSPALVTTAVGLSMGTAEFVGGVILPPVAGQVADSYGLSAVFIICIALALLAGFAALFLTETAPRIAGAPKEA encoded by the coding sequence ATGGCCACAATCGCTCAAGCTGCGCCTACCGGCCGGCGCTACGAACTGACGCTGCTGCTGCTGCTCACGCTGGCGAACGGTGTGGTCGCCTTCGATCGGCTGACGGTGGCGTTTCTTGCGCCGTACATCGTCGCCGACCTCGGCCTCTCGAACGCCGAAGTGGGCTGGCTCGCGGGAGCCCTATCGGGCGCGGTGGCATTGAGCGCCTTCTTCGGCGGGCGCCTCGCCGATCGCACCGGACGGCGCAAGACGATCCTGATCATCTGCACCCTGGTGTTCTCGCTCGGCTCGGGCGCAGGCGGGCTGGCGCTGACCTTCACCACCCTGCTCGCGGCCCGCTTCGCGCTCGGCATTGCCGAGGGACCGATGGTGCCGATCGGCCAGACCGTCATCGCCGAAACCAGCCAACCCGAGCGGCGCGGGGTCAACATGGGCTTCATGCAGATGGTCGGCGCTTTCGGCCTGGCTGGCTTCCTCGGCCCAATCGTGGCGACCCAGCTGGCCGACGACCACGGCTGGCGCACCGCGATGTTCCTCTCGATCCTGCCGGGACTGCTGCTCGCCGTGCTCCTCGCGGTGTTCATGTGCCCCGACCCGAAAACGCCACCCGCTCAGAACGAAGCTGCTGCCAACTTCGTCCAGGCCCTCCGCACCCTGCTAGCCCTGCGCAACATGCGCGTGGCCCTCGCGGTCGCGGCCTGCGTAACCGCCTGGCTGGTGCTGCAGAACACCTTCCTCTCGCTGTTTCTGACTGAGGACAAAGGCCTTTCGCCCACCACTGCGGGCTGGGTCATTTCGATGGGCGGCATTGCCGGCATCGTCGGCGGTATCGGCCTGCCGTTCCTGTCCGACCGCATCGGCCGCAAGCCGGTTCTGATCTGGGGTTCGCTCGCCTGCGTCGGCTCGCCTCTCGCGCTCCTCTTGCTGCCCGGCGACCCGACTCTGCTGGCAGGCGCCATCCTGATCGGTTGGCTGCCGCTGGGCATCGCCCCGCTCTATTGCGCCACCGTTCCCGCCGAGAGCGTCAGCCCCGCGCTGGTCACGACGGCGGTCGGCCTGTCGATGGGCACGGCCGAGTTCGTCGGCGGAGTAATCCTGCCCCCGGTCGCGGGCCAGGTGGCCGATAGCTACGGCCTCTCCGCAGTCTTCATCATCTGCATCGCGCTTGCCTTGCTGGCCGGGTTCGCGGCATTGTTCCTGACGGAGACCGCCCCCCGGATCGCCGGAGCGCCAAAGGAAGCCTGA
- a CDS encoding glutathione S-transferase family protein, whose translation MALKYYHAEPLANSLKSMLPLKEKGLAYESIYVDLHKFEQHSDWFVAINPEGQVPVLDHDGTIITHTTVINEYLEDAFPDAPPLRPRDPVGAARMRYWNKFVDEHVMNHVSMHGWHRLVGVIARNIDDGSFEELLSHIPLPDQRKKWATARSGFSEADLQNASDKIDYALAKVEKQLGETAWLAGDAYTLADINFYSHCGMMVERMFPEKDVAAKYPRLVEWRERVTARPAVAEALKGEDRTAPGLRTWSGDR comes from the coding sequence ATGGCATTGAAGTACTACCACGCCGAACCGCTGGCGAATTCGCTCAAGTCCATGCTCCCGCTCAAGGAGAAGGGGCTCGCTTACGAGAGCATCTACGTCGACCTGCACAAGTTCGAGCAGCACTCCGACTGGTTCGTGGCGATCAACCCTGAAGGCCAGGTGCCGGTGCTCGACCATGACGGGACGATCATCACCCACACCACGGTCATCAACGAATACCTCGAGGACGCCTTCCCTGACGCGCCGCCGCTTCGCCCGCGCGATCCGGTCGGTGCGGCGCGGATGCGGTACTGGAACAAGTTCGTCGACGAGCACGTGATGAACCACGTCTCGATGCACGGCTGGCACCGCCTGGTTGGCGTGATCGCACGCAACATCGACGATGGGTCGTTCGAGGAACTGCTGAGCCACATCCCGCTGCCCGACCAGCGCAAGAAGTGGGCGACGGCGCGTTCGGGCTTCTCCGAAGCCGACTTGCAGAACGCCAGCGACAAGATCGACTACGCGCTCGCTAAGGTCGAAAAGCAGCTGGGCGAAACCGCGTGGCTGGCGGGGGATGCCTACACCCTGGCGGACATCAACTTCTACTCGCACTGCGGGATGATGGTGGAGCGGATGTTCCCGGAGAAGGACGTCGCCGCCAAGTACCCGCGCCTGGTCGAGTGGCGCGAGCGGGTTACCGCTCGTCCCGCCGTTGCCGAAGCCTTGAAGGGCGAGGATCGCACGGCCCCCGGCTTGCGCACCTGGAGCGGCGACCGCTGA
- a CDS encoding VOC family protein — MNVEALDHVNIITDRLDETAEFYGKLLGLVRKDAPPPLTPQTATWMFDAENRAIIHINSLDCYRTYDREVEPGSLTGALHHVALKCVGYDEVKGRLDAMGAEYQENLVSAINLRQIFTPDPNNVLLELNFFAD, encoded by the coding sequence ATGAATGTGGAAGCGCTCGATCACGTAAACATCATCACCGATAGGCTTGATGAGACGGCAGAATTCTACGGAAAACTGCTCGGCCTGGTGCGCAAGGACGCACCCCCGCCGCTCACGCCGCAGACGGCGACGTGGATGTTCGACGCCGAGAATCGGGCGATTATCCACATCAATTCGCTCGACTGTTATCGGACTTATGATCGTGAAGTTGAGCCCGGTTCGCTGACCGGCGCGCTGCACCATGTGGCGCTCAAGTGTGTCGGATATGACGAGGTGAAGGGTCGGCTCGACGCGATGGGGGCGGAGTATCAGGAGAACCTGGTGAGCGCGATCAACTTGCGGCAGATTTTTACGCCCGATCCGAACAACGTGCTGCTGGAGCTGAACTTCTTCGCCGATTGA
- a CDS encoding protein tyrosine phosphatase family protein has protein sequence MRDPDDILAWQRLSERLSTSGKLEQADPERLAEIGVKHVIFLAMADNPEALPDADNAFAAQGIGYTHIPVPFDAPEEAHYEAFAKALEATDGPVHVHCILNWRASAFCYRYNRDVAGMPEPVARALMEQQWSPERSDHPAAPQWAAFIRERDT, from the coding sequence ATGCGTGACCCCGACGACATCCTCGCATGGCAGCGCCTGTCGGAGCGCCTGTCGACCTCCGGGAAGTTGGAGCAGGCCGACCCGGAGCGACTGGCCGAGATCGGCGTCAAGCACGTCATCTTTCTCGCCATGGCCGACAATCCCGAAGCCTTGCCGGATGCGGACAACGCATTCGCCGCACAGGGTATCGGCTACACCCACATTCCCGTGCCATTCGACGCGCCCGAGGAAGCGCATTACGAGGCATTCGCAAAGGCGTTGGAAGCGACCGACGGGCCGGTCCACGTCCATTGCATCCTTAACTGGCGTGCTTCGGCATTCTGCTACCGCTACAATCGCGACGTTGCCGGAATGCCCGAGCCTGTGGCACGGGCGCTCATGGAACAACAGTGGTCGCCGGAACGAAGCGACCATCCGGCCGCCCCGCAATGGGCGGCCTTCATACGGGAGAGGGATACCTGA
- a CDS encoding NAD(P)H-dependent flavin oxidoreductase has protein sequence MTAFPKTSALMRRGSEFLGSEHAILCGAMSWVSERNLVSAISNAGGFGVIACGAMTPELLDAEIAATKTLTVKPFGVNLITMHPDLFELIEICGKHSVGHVVLAGGIPPKGSVEAIKAFGAKVIVFAPTLALAKKLLRSGGDALVIEGMEAGGHIGPVATSVLAQEFLPELAESHVVFVAGGIGRGEAMAGYLEMGAVGVQLGTRFACATESIAHPDFKKAFFRANARDAVASVQIDPRLPVIPVRALKNKGTEEFTAKQREVANLLDAGSVDMGEAQLLIERFWAGALRRAVIDGDVENGSLMAGQSVGMVSKEEPVPEIIAALMAESESALNRR, from the coding sequence ATGACAGCCTTTCCCAAGACTTCAGCCCTGATGCGCCGTGGATCTGAGTTCCTCGGTAGCGAACATGCCATCCTGTGCGGCGCCATGAGCTGGGTTTCCGAACGCAATCTCGTCTCGGCGATCAGCAATGCCGGCGGCTTCGGGGTGATCGCCTGTGGCGCGATGACGCCCGAGCTGCTCGACGCGGAGATCGCCGCGACCAAGACGCTCACGGTGAAGCCGTTCGGCGTCAACCTGATTACAATGCACCCCGACTTGTTCGAACTGATCGAAATCTGCGGCAAGCACTCGGTCGGTCACGTCGTGCTCGCGGGCGGCATTCCGCCCAAGGGCAGTGTCGAGGCGATCAAGGCGTTCGGGGCGAAGGTCATCGTGTTCGCGCCGACCTTGGCGCTGGCGAAGAAGTTGCTCCGTTCGGGCGGTGACGCGCTGGTGATCGAAGGAATGGAAGCCGGCGGTCACATCGGTCCGGTGGCGACGAGCGTGCTGGCGCAGGAATTTCTGCCCGAACTGGCTGAGAGCCACGTGGTGTTCGTCGCCGGCGGCATCGGCCGGGGCGAGGCGATGGCCGGCTACCTCGAGATGGGTGCGGTCGGCGTACAGCTTGGCACCCGTTTTGCCTGCGCGACCGAATCCATCGCGCATCCCGACTTCAAGAAGGCGTTCTTCCGCGCCAACGCGCGTGACGCCGTGGCCAGCGTACAGATCGACCCGCGCCTGCCGGTGATCCCGGTTCGCGCGCTCAAGAACAAGGGCACCGAGGAGTTCACCGCCAAGCAGCGCGAAGTCGCCAACCTGCTCGACGCGGGCTCGGTCGACATGGGTGAAGCGCAACTGCTAATCGAACGCTTCTGGGCCGGCGCGCTGCGCCGTGCGGTAATCGACGGCGATGTCGAGAACGGCAGCCTGATGGCGGGTCAGTCGGTCGGTATGGTCAGCAAGGAAGAGCCAGTCCCCGAGATCATCGCTGCCCTGATGGCCGAGAGCGAGTCTGCGCTAAACCGGCGGTAG
- a CDS encoding zinc-dependent alcohol dehydrogenase family protein → MRAWMLPASSDGFDKLYVETLPDPTPGPGEVLIQVHACSINYRDFAVAAGKYFGGALKAPAVPLSDGAGQVVAVGEGVTKFKEGDRVQGSFFMNWVDGPPRMSAALGDGFSPGMLAELVVLPESGVVPMAESLDYAEASCLPCAGVTAWNALFEGPRALVPGNRVLVLGSGGVSMLALQLARAGGCEVIATSSSHQKLERIRELGAAHTVNYKTIPDWGRFVGQDLGGVDKVVEVGGAGTAEQSMAALRSQGEVALIGVLSPEGGPNPRGLMMTAGSMRGIFVGPAAMARRLNAAVDANGIKPLIGRRFGFDQAKDAYAHAWGPESFAKTVIELA, encoded by the coding sequence ATGCGTGCATGGATGTTGCCGGCGAGCTCGGACGGGTTCGACAAGCTTTACGTCGAGACCCTGCCTGACCCGACACCGGGGCCAGGTGAAGTTCTGATTCAAGTCCATGCTTGTTCAATCAATTACCGCGACTTCGCCGTGGCGGCGGGCAAGTACTTTGGCGGAGCGCTGAAGGCTCCGGCCGTGCCGCTCAGCGATGGTGCGGGCCAAGTTGTTGCCGTCGGCGAAGGCGTGACCAAGTTCAAGGAAGGCGACCGGGTTCAGGGCTCGTTCTTCATGAACTGGGTCGACGGCCCGCCGCGCATGAGCGCCGCCCTGGGCGATGGCTTCTCGCCGGGCATGCTCGCCGAACTGGTCGTGCTGCCGGAGAGCGGAGTCGTGCCGATGGCCGAGAGCCTCGACTATGCCGAGGCCTCCTGCCTCCCGTGCGCCGGCGTGACGGCATGGAACGCTCTGTTCGAAGGACCGCGCGCCCTCGTCCCCGGCAACCGGGTGCTGGTGCTCGGCAGCGGCGGCGTGTCGATGCTGGCCTTGCAACTCGCCCGCGCTGGCGGGTGCGAGGTGATCGCAACCTCCTCCTCCCACCAGAAGCTGGAGCGCATCCGCGAGCTCGGTGCCGCGCACACGGTCAACTACAAGACGATCCCCGACTGGGGCCGCTTCGTCGGCCAGGATCTGGGCGGCGTGGACAAGGTCGTCGAAGTCGGCGGCGCGGGCACGGCGGAGCAATCGATGGCTGCCCTGCGCAGCCAGGGTGAAGTGGCGCTGATCGGCGTTCTGTCTCCCGAAGGTGGACCCAACCCGCGCGGGTTGATGATGACCGCGGGCTCGATGCGCGGGATCTTCGTTGGCCCGGCCGCGATGGCCCGGCGTCTCAACGCGGCGGTCGATGCCAACGGCATCAAGCCGCTGATCGGCCGGCGCTTCGGCTTCGACCAGGCCAAGGATGCCTATGCCCACGCCTGGGGTCCAGAGAGCTTCGCCAAGACGGTGATCGAACTGGCCTGA
- a CDS encoding alpha/beta fold hydrolase, which produces MANYVLVHGAWGGGHGYEQLAGDLREAGHRVLVAALTGLGTRSAQLHPGITLSNHIGDVCEQIEDAGFKRFILAGHSYGGMVITGVAARLGSKIDAIAYIDAFLPADGESLWDITGDFEHNWYIDSQKYTPGLVAPIGSVDFEPVPGQIGRHPLLTLTEAVRLTGEEEKIPRRAYIFASNWEPSPFVRFRDQVQAEGGWEYHDSHSSHFVMVDQPAQLREIMLDLAVAKVAAPASSGR; this is translated from the coding sequence ATGGCGAACTATGTGCTGGTCCACGGCGCCTGGGGCGGTGGGCATGGCTACGAGCAATTGGCGGGCGATCTGCGCGAAGCAGGCCATCGGGTCCTGGTTGCGGCTCTCACGGGCCTCGGAACGCGATCGGCCCAATTGCATCCGGGCATTACGCTATCCAACCACATCGGCGACGTCTGCGAGCAGATCGAGGATGCGGGCTTCAAGCGCTTCATTTTGGCCGGCCATTCCTATGGCGGCATGGTCATCACCGGTGTGGCGGCGCGGCTCGGATCGAAGATCGACGCGATCGCCTATATCGACGCCTTCCTGCCCGCCGACGGGGAGTCGCTGTGGGACATTACCGGCGACTTCGAGCACAACTGGTACATCGACAGCCAGAAATACACGCCCGGCCTCGTCGCCCCGATCGGTTCGGTCGATTTCGAGCCCGTGCCCGGCCAGATCGGCCGCCACCCACTGCTAACCCTGACCGAAGCCGTGCGCCTCACCGGAGAGGAAGAGAAGATCCCCCGCCGGGCCTATATCTTCGCCAGCAACTGGGAACCCTCCCCCTTCGTCCGCTTCCGCGACCAAGTGCAGGCGGAAGGCGGCTGGGAGTACCACGACAGCCATTCGAGCCACTTCGTGATGGTCGACCAGCCCGCACAGTTGCGCGAGATCATGCTGGACCTGGCAGTTGCCAAGGTCGCGGCACCGGCCAGTTCTGGGCGATAA
- a CDS encoding TauD/TfdA dioxygenase family protein, with protein sequence MWEIRVTPAGDFDNHALEYEHIKVEPLSGAMGAEIVGVRLPDLSDAAFEELKQALYRHKMIYLRDQFLTHAEHEEFGARLGPFAVDAYTQGVPGHREVHPIIKEAETKSASLFGGGWHTDSPFLEEPPAITTLRAVEVPPFGGDTSWANCALAFRHLSKTYQDMLRPLRVHMSAANNYATQTKLMGKAIPFADKEQFEQGQRGTYHPLVRTHPETGEESLYICDTYTAGFEGMTTFEAKPIVDFLVVHCTQAAFCCRLRWEAGMVAMWDNRTAMHLGPNDYDGYRREMYRTTTAGTKPV encoded by the coding sequence ATGTGGGAAATCCGCGTCACCCCGGCCGGTGACTTCGACAACCATGCTCTCGAATACGAGCACATCAAGGTCGAGCCGCTCTCGGGCGCCATGGGAGCCGAGATCGTCGGTGTGCGCCTGCCGGACTTATCCGACGCCGCGTTCGAGGAACTCAAGCAGGCGCTCTATCGCCACAAGATGATCTACCTGCGCGACCAGTTCCTCACTCATGCCGAGCATGAGGAATTCGGCGCGCGGCTCGGGCCCTTCGCGGTCGATGCCTATACGCAAGGGGTGCCCGGCCATCGCGAGGTCCACCCGATCATCAAGGAAGCAGAGACCAAGTCCGCCAGCCTGTTCGGCGGCGGCTGGCACACCGACTCGCCGTTCCTCGAAGAGCCGCCCGCGATCACCACCTTGCGCGCGGTCGAGGTTCCGCCGTTCGGCGGCGACACCAGCTGGGCCAATTGCGCGCTCGCCTTCCGCCACTTGAGCAAGACCTACCAGGACATGCTCCGCCCCCTGCGGGTGCACATGAGCGCAGCAAACAACTACGCCACGCAGACCAAGCTGATGGGCAAGGCGATCCCGTTCGCCGACAAGGAGCAGTTCGAACAGGGCCAGCGCGGGACTTACCACCCGCTCGTGCGCACCCACCCGGAGACTGGCGAGGAATCGCTCTACATCTGCGACACTTACACCGCCGGGTTCGAGGGCATGACCACCTTCGAAGCCAAGCCGATCGTCGACTTCCTGGTCGTGCACTGCACCCAGGCCGCGTTCTGCTGCCGCTTGCGCTGGGAGGCGGGCATGGTGGCGATGTGGGACAACCGCACCGCGATGCACCTCGGACCCAACGACTACGACGGCTACCGGCGCGAGATGTACCGGACGACGACCGCGGGGACCAAGCCGGTCTGA
- a CDS encoding SDR family NAD(P)-dependent oxidoreductase yields the protein MGGLHTGEGYLMDFGGQHIVITGASSGIGLVAAKLLASRGARVSLLARRQEMLDEAVAEIGANAAGFAADVGDKAQLEAALDAAATHFGPIHGLFANAGLTGGFTPAVHFDPEVFEQTIRVNLTSVFWAIQKVLPSMIEAKKGVILVTGSMGSKRGMAMNPAYVASKHGVLGLTRAIAVEMAPHNVRANCIIPGFIRTEALDRIPPEQQGKIEARIPMRHMGAPEELAEVAAFLLSDAASHVTGQDWAVDGGVLESIEV from the coding sequence ATGGGCGGCCTTCATACGGGAGAGGGATACCTGATGGATTTTGGCGGCCAGCATATCGTCATCACCGGCGCGTCGAGCGGGATCGGCCTAGTCGCGGCCAAGCTGCTCGCCAGTCGGGGCGCTAGGGTCTCGCTGCTCGCCCGCCGTCAGGAGATGCTCGACGAAGCCGTGGCCGAGATCGGCGCCAACGCCGCGGGCTTTGCTGCTGACGTCGGCGACAAGGCCCAGCTCGAAGCCGCGCTCGACGCGGCAGCCACGCACTTCGGCCCGATCCACGGCCTGTTCGCCAACGCCGGTCTCACCGGCGGCTTCACCCCCGCGGTCCACTTCGACCCCGAGGTGTTCGAACAGACCATCCGCGTGAACCTCACCAGCGTGTTCTGGGCGATCCAGAAAGTCCTGCCCTCGATGATCGAGGCCAAGAAGGGCGTGATCCTGGTCACCGGCTCGATGGGCTCCAAGCGCGGCATGGCGATGAACCCGGCTTACGTCGCCTCGAAGCACGGCGTGCTCGGCCTGACCCGCGCGATCGCGGTGGAGATGGCGCCGCACAACGTCCGCGCCAACTGCATCATCCCCGGCTTCATCCGCACCGAAGCGCTCGACCGCATTCCGCCCGAGCAGCAAGGCAAGATCGAAGCCCGCATCCCCATGCGTCACATGGGCGCTCCGGAAGAACTGGCCGAGGTCGCGGCGTTCCTGCTCAGCGACGCGGCGAGCCATGTCACGGGGCAGGATTGGGCAGTCGACGGGGGCGTTTTGGAAAGCATCGAGGTCTAA
- a CDS encoding GNAT family N-acetyltransferase: MAGGVQIRRATLADLDALAVLFDGYRQFYRQAPDLDGARTFLSDRLTKAESVVFLASDDVGAVGFTQLYPSFTSAGMARTFILNDLFVAPEARGQGAGSALLRHAAEFARNEGSVRLTLSTAVDNRTAQAVYEREGWQRDEAFLTYQLALLTK, translated from the coding sequence ATGGCTGGGGGCGTACAAATTAGGCGGGCGACACTCGCCGATCTTGATGCGCTGGCGGTGCTGTTCGATGGGTACCGGCAATTCTATCGGCAAGCGCCGGACCTTGATGGAGCGCGGACATTCCTGTCTGACCGGCTCACCAAAGCGGAGTCGGTGGTTTTCCTTGCGAGCGATGACGTCGGGGCCGTGGGGTTCACCCAGCTCTATCCGTCATTCACTTCCGCCGGCATGGCGCGCACCTTCATCCTGAACGACCTGTTCGTCGCGCCCGAAGCGCGCGGGCAGGGGGCAGGGTCGGCGCTTTTGCGACATGCGGCAGAGTTCGCCCGCAACGAGGGCTCGGTTCGCTTGACCCTGTCGACGGCGGTCGACAATCGCACCGCTCAAGCCGTCTACGAGCGCGAAGGCTGGCAGCGCGACGAGGCCTTCCTCACATACCAACTGGCATTGCTCACGAAATAG
- a CDS encoding amidohydrolase family protein, producing the protein MPIDLAKIRAIDVHVHAEVSCHDPEDPVMGKYFDAASAYFKAPRERPKMPEIIELYRESNIALVLFTVDCESAMGAKRVSNYEVAEQAAKNDDICMAFASIDPHKGKYGAREARDLIENYGVKGFKFHGIAQNAHPADRMAYPIYEVIAEYGLPAIFHTGHSGMGTGMRGGGGMRLKYGQPILIDDVAVDFPDMKIILAHPSWPWVDESLSMALHKNNVFIDLSGWSPKYFPKQVIQYANTQLKHKMLFGTDFPLIHPDKWMAAAAEVGFREEVMPLIMKDNAAKVLGLA; encoded by the coding sequence GTGCCCATCGACCTCGCCAAGATCCGCGCCATCGACGTCCACGTCCATGCGGAGGTCTCCTGCCACGATCCGGAAGATCCGGTCATGGGCAAGTATTTCGATGCCGCCAGCGCCTACTTCAAGGCGCCGCGCGAACGGCCGAAAATGCCCGAGATCATCGAGCTTTACCGCGAATCCAACATTGCGCTCGTCCTGTTCACGGTCGACTGCGAAAGCGCGATGGGCGCCAAGCGCGTGAGCAACTACGAAGTCGCCGAACAGGCCGCCAAGAACGACGACATCTGCATGGCTTTCGCCAGCATCGATCCGCACAAGGGCAAGTACGGTGCCCGTGAGGCGCGCGACCTGATCGAGAACTATGGGGTCAAGGGCTTCAAGTTCCACGGCATCGCCCAGAACGCCCATCCCGCCGACCGCATGGCCTACCCGATCTACGAAGTGATCGCCGAATACGGTCTGCCCGCGATCTTCCACACCGGCCACTCGGGCATGGGCACCGGCATGCGCGGCGGTGGCGGCATGCGGCTCAAGTACGGCCAGCCGATCCTGATCGATGATGTCGCGGTCGACTTCCCTGACATGAAGATCATCCTCGCCCACCCCAGCTGGCCTTGGGTCGACGAGAGCCTGTCGATGGCGCTGCACAAGAACAACGTGTTCATCGACTTGTCCGGCTGGAGCCCGAAGTACTTCCCCAAGCAGGTGATCCAGTACGCCAACACCCAGCTCAAGCATAAGATGCTGTTCGGCACCGACTTTCCGCTGATCCACCCGGACAAGTGGATGGCCGCCGCGGCCGAAGTGGGCTTCCGCGAGGAAGTCATGCCGCTGATCATGAAGGACAACGCGGCGAAGGTGCTGGGGCTGGCTTGA
- the ligM gene encoding vanillate/3-O-methylgallate O-demethylase, with protein MAQNLEQILQNTPDIVAKLRNSQIGAYVYPVVAPEFSNWRSEQWAWQHSAVLFDQSHHMFDLYIKGPDALKLLSDTMVNSPAGWEVNKAKQYVPTTPAGHVIGDGIIFYLAPEEFVYVGRAPAANWLMFQAQKGGYNVDIINDPRSPSRPMGKPVNRISWRFQIQGPQAWNVIEKLNGEKLDKLKFFNMSEMKIGNKTVRTLRHGMAGSPGLEIWGPYEEQDYIRDEILKAGEEFGLIAVGSRAYPSNTLESGWIPSPLPPIYTGDELKDYREWLGADSYEATGAIGGSFVGKSIEEYYLNPWELGYGPFVKFDHDFIGADALKKIDPSVQRKKVTLEWSADDMKKIQGSMFDPEGEQYKFFDLPLANYANSNYDRVVDADGNTVGLSLFTGYSYNEKKALSLATIDHEIPLGTELHVVWGEENGGTKKTTVEPHKQLNVRAIASPVPYGKMAADTYATGWRTSRNAVPA; from the coding sequence ATGGCCCAGAATCTTGAACAGATCCTGCAGAATACGCCCGATATCGTGGCTAAGCTGCGCAATTCCCAGATCGGCGCTTACGTCTATCCGGTCGTTGCCCCTGAGTTCTCCAACTGGCGTTCGGAGCAGTGGGCCTGGCAGCACAGCGCAGTGCTGTTCGACCAGTCGCACCACATGTTCGACCTGTACATCAAGGGTCCGGACGCGCTGAAGCTCCTCTCGGACACGATGGTCAACTCGCCGGCCGGTTGGGAAGTCAACAAGGCCAAGCAGTACGTTCCGACCACCCCGGCCGGTCACGTCATCGGTGACGGCATCATCTTCTACCTGGCTCCGGAAGAGTTCGTCTATGTCGGCCGCGCGCCGGCTGCCAACTGGCTGATGTTCCAGGCCCAGAAGGGCGGCTACAACGTCGACATCATCAACGATCCGCGCTCGCCGAGCCGCCCGATGGGCAAGCCGGTGAACCGCATCTCCTGGCGCTTCCAGATCCAGGGCCCGCAGGCCTGGAACGTGATCGAGAAGCTCAACGGCGAGAAGCTCGACAAGCTCAAGTTCTTCAACATGAGCGAGATGAAGATCGGCAACAAGACCGTCCGCACCCTGCGTCACGGCATGGCCGGCTCGCCGGGTCTCGAAATCTGGGGTCCGTACGAAGAGCAGGATTACATCCGCGACGAGATCCTCAAGGCTGGTGAAGAATTCGGCCTGATCGCCGTCGGTTCGCGCGCCTATCCGTCGAACACGCTGGAATCGGGCTGGATCCCGAGCCCGCTGCCTCCGATCTACACCGGCGACGAACTCAAGGATTACCGCGAGTGGCTCGGTGCCGACAGCTATGAAGCTACCGGCGCGATCGGTGGTTCGTTCGTCGGCAAGTCGATCGAAGAGTACTACCTGAACCCGTGGGAACTCGGCTACGGCCCATTCGTGAAGTTCGACCACGACTTCATCGGCGCCGACGCGCTGAAGAAGATCGATCCGTCGGTCCAGCGCAAGAAGGTCACGCTCGAGTGGAGCGCGGACGACATGAAGAAGATCCAAGGCTCGATGTTCGACCCCGAGGGCGAGCAGTACAAGTTCTTCGACCTTCCGCTCGCGAACTACGCCAACAGCAACTACGACCGCGTCGTGGATGCCGACGGCAACACCGTGGGTCTGTCGCTGTTCACCGGCTACTCGTACAACGAGAAGAAGGCGCTCAGCCTGGCCACCATCGACCACGAAATCCCGCTCGGCACTGAGCTCCACGTTGTGTGGGGTGAGGAAAACGGCGGCACCAAGAAGACCACGGTCGAGCCGCACAAGCAGCTCAACGTCCGTGCGATTGCTTCGCCGGTGCCGTACGGCAAGATGGCGGCTGACACCTACGCCACTGGCTGGCGCACCAGCCGGAACGCCGTTCCGGCCTAA